From a region of the Panicum virgatum strain AP13 chromosome 2K, P.virgatum_v5, whole genome shotgun sequence genome:
- the LOC120684815 gene encoding RHOMBOID-like protein 2, whose translation MASNGDGKGRVVAAAAPGGGYGYGYGGYEGPEERKWWPWLVPTVIVACIAVFVVEMYENNCPRHGSQFGGCVAGFLRRFSFQPLRENPLLGPSSSTLQKMGALDWNKIVHQHQGWRLISCIWLHAGLIHLVVNMLSLLFIGIRLEQQFGFVRIGAIYLLSGFGGSVLSALFLQNNYISVGASGALFGLLGSMLSELLMNWTIYSNKAAAIITLLFIIALNLAIGILPHADNFAHIGGFATGFLLGFVLLARPQFGWMERHELPQTSQPPKYKEYQYVLWVVAFVLLLAGFVISLVMLFKGKNGNDGCHWCHYLNCVPTSKWKCDT comes from the exons ATGGCGAGCAACGGCGACGGGAAGGGccgcgtggtggcggcggcggcgcccgggggAGGGTACGGTTACGGGTACGGCGGGTACGAGGGGCCCGAGGAGCGCAAGTGGTGGCCGTGGCTCGTGCCCACCGTCATCGTCGCCTGCATCGCGGTCTTCGTCGTCGAGATGTACGAGAACAACTGCCCCAGGCACGGGAGCCAGTTCGGGGGTTGCGTCGCCGGCTTCCTGCGCCGCTTCTCCTTCCAGCCGCTCCGGGAGAACCCGCTCCTCGGGCCGTCATCCTCCAC TTTGCAGAAAATGGGAGCCCTTGACTGGAACAAAATTGTTCATCAGCACCAAGGCTGGCGCCTTATTAGCTGCATCTGGCTCCATGCTGGCCTGATCCATTTGGTTGTGAACATGCTAAGTTTGCTGTTTATAGGAATCCGCCTTGAACAGCAATTTGGGTTTG TTCGCATTGGTGCCATATACCTACTATCCGGTTTTGGTGGCAGCGTGCTGTCTGCACTCTTCCTACAGAACAACTACATCTCTGTTGGTGCATCTGGAGCTTTATTTGGCCTGCTTGGATCCATGCTCTCAGAGCTACTCATGAACTGGACTATTTATTCCAACAAG GCAGCAGCCATAATAACTCTCCTGTTTATTATTGCGCTCAACTTGGCTATTGGGATACTACCTCACGCAGACAACTTCGCTCATATTGGTGGATTCGCTACTGGCTTCCTTTTGGGCTTTGTTCTGTTGGCTAGGCCTCAATTTGGTTGGATGGAACGCCATGAGTTGCCACAGACTAGCCAACCTCCTAAGTACAAAGAATACCAATACGTGCTGTGGGTTGTGGCATTCGTCTTGCTATTGGCTGG GTTTGTGATTTCACTGGTGATGCTTTTCAAGGGGAAGAATGGGAACGATGGCTGTCACTGGTGCCACTACCTGAACTGCGTGCCAACATCGAAGTGGAAGTGCGACACCTAG